The region AGTTATAACAAAGGGTGTTGATAAAGCTGTTGACGGGGGAGAAGTTAAATGAATCTCGGAATATCAGGCAGAATTGCTAAAGCTTTTATACAATCAAAACTTACTCCGCTTATAATTTTAGCTTCTATAATTCTGGGAATATTCGCGGTGGCGGTTACTCCGAGAGAAGAAGAACCGCAAATTATTGTTCCTATGGCAGATGTTTTTGTGCAAGCTCCGGGGCTTTCTGCTCATGAAGTGGAATCACGTGTTACAAAGCCTATGGAAAAACTTTTATGGGAAATAAAAGGCGTTGAATATGTTTATTCTATCGTCAAACCAGGCATGAATTTAACTATAGTCAGGTTTTATGTTGGACAAGACCAAGAAAAGAGTATAGTTAAGCTTTATAACAAATTAATGTCGAATTATGACAAAATTCCGCAGGGAGTATCGCAGCCGTTGGTTAAAGTTCGGTCGATTGACGATGTTCCGATTCTTTCTATGACTTTATCAAGCACCGATAAAAACTATTCAGGATACGAATTAAGAAGAATAGCAGGAGAAGTCGGTGATGAACTCAAAAAAGGTAATGATGTTTCCGAAGTTAATATAATAGGCGGGCAGAAAAGACAGGTAAAAGTAACTTTTGACCCCGTAAAACTCAGAGGATATAACTTAAGTCCGTTTCAAATAACCCAAGCCATTCAGAAGTCAAATTTTATTGCAGATTCTGGAAAATTTTCTTCAAACAATAATGAATTTACCGTTCAGACAGGCGGATTCTTAAATAATTCTGACGAAATAGGTAATCTTGTCGTAAATACTTCTAACGGAGCACCTGTTTATCTCAAAGATGTTGCGGATATTCAGGATACAGCGGAAGAACCTTCTAACTATGTTTTTAATTGGGATAAAAAAACAGGCTCTAATGAAGCTGTGACAATTTCTTTGTCAAAGAAAAAAGGAGCTAATGCAACTGTTATAGCCGAAGATGCTATTAAAAAAGTCGAAGCTTTAAAAGGCGAACTTATCCCTCACGATGTAAATGTCACAGTAACCAGAAATTACGGAGAAACTGCAAAAGACAAGTCTGATGAACTTCTTGAGCATATGATGATTGCTACGATTTCTGTAATTATACTCATTGCTTTATTTTTAGGCAAAAGAGAAGCGGTTGTCGTAGCGGTCGCAGTTCCTGTAACTCTTGCACTGACTTTGTTAATAAGTTATCTGCTCGGCTATACTTTAAACAGGGTGACACTTTTTGCCCTTATATTCTCGATAGGGATTCTTGTAGATGATGCAATAGTGGTCGTAGAGAATATTCACAGGCACTTCAAAATAGAAGGAGCCAGTCTGAAAACTGCGATAAAAGCTGTTGACGAAGTAGGAAACCCTACTATTCTTGCAACATTTACAGTAGTTGCTTCGCTTTTACCTATGGCATTTGTATCGGGTCTTATGGGTCCTTATATGCGCCCGATTCCTGTCGGTGCTTCTGCTGCTATGGTGTTTTCATTGCTTGTAGCTTTTATAGTCAGTCCGTGGCTCAGTTTTATAGTTTTGAAAAATGTAAAATCAACAGGTCACGATGAAGAAGAAGACAGCAAATTTATTGATTATTATAAAAAAATCATAACTTCATTAATTGAAAACAGAAATAAACGCCTGAAAGCTATTGCTGTAATTCTCGGGTTGCTAGTTGTTTCGATGCTATTAATTCCGCTGAAAGCCGTACAATTTAAGATGCTGCCGTTTGATAACAAAAGCGAACTTCAGTTGATAATTGATATGCCGGCGGGAACGACACTTGAACAGACGGCTATGGTTACTCAGGAACTCGGCAAGTATATTCAGACAGTTCCTGAAGTTGTAAATTATCAAAGCTATGTCGGAACTTCAGCTCCGTATAATTTTAACGGACTTGTAAGACATTATTTTCTTAGACAAGAAAGCAATGTAGCCGATATTCAGATTAATTTTCTTCCAAAAGATAAGAGAAAATCGCAAAGTCATGCAATAGCAAAAAGACTCCGACCTGAATTAAAGAAAATCGGCGATAAATACGGAGCTAAAATAAAACTTGCAGAAATTCCACCCGGTCCTCCTGTTCTCAGCACCCTTGTTGCAGAAGTTTACGGACCTAATGAAAAAAGACAGGTTGAAATTGCAAAGCAAATCAAAAATATTTTCAATAATACCAAAGGCGTTGTTGATGTTGACTGGTATGTTGAAGATGACCAATCAAAGATAACTTTTGAAGTCGACAAAGAAAAAGCGGCTTTAAACGGAATAAGTTCAGAAGTAATTGCTCAAAGTCTACAAACAGCGCTTGGCGGAACTTCGGCAGGATTATTGCACCTTAATAACGAAAAAGAGCCTGTCGAGATATTAGTCAGAATGCCTCAATCTCAAAGAGCGGACATTCAATCTTTAAATTCCGTAAGTGTTCCGACTTCATCAGGCGGGTTTGTACAGTTGTCTGAGCTTGTAAAACAGAAGCAGGGCATAGAAGACAAAACAATTTATCATAAAAACCTCAAGAGAGTCACTTATGTAATAGGTGATGTTGCGCAAGAATACGAAAGCCCTGTCTATGCAATATTAGATATGCAGAAGAAAGTTGAAAAACTCAACCTTGCCGAAGGTTACAAACTTAAGCAGTACAATATAGTTCAACCTTGGTTAGAAAATAAATATTCCATGAAGTGGGACGGCGAATGGCATATTACTATTGAAGTTTTCAGAGATATGGGAATTGCATTTGCAGCGGTTTTAGTACTGATTTATGTGCTGGTAGTTGCTTGGTTTAAGAATTTTATAACCCCATTAATCATCATGGCACCGATTCCGTTGACTTTAGTCGGAATTTTACCTGGGCATTGGATATTCGGAGCGTTTTTTACCGCAACTTCAATGATTGGATTTATAGCGCTTTCGGGAATAATAGTCAGGAATTCAATCTTGTTGGTTGATTTCATTCAACTTGAACAGGAGGCGGGAAGCAGCTTAAAAGATGCGGTAATAAAAGCAGGTGCTGTAAGATTCAGACCTATTGTTTTAACGGCTTTAGCTGTAGTTGTCGGTTCGTTTGTAATGGTACTCGACCCGATATTTCAGGGGCTTGCAATTGCTATGATGTTCGGTGCGGTAGTTGCTACGATTCTAACCTTGATTATCGTTCCGATTTTATATTACGAATTTTTCAGAAATAAAGGAGAATAATTATGTATTTTGCAAAAACAGATAAATGGTATTTAGAAAGAGTTATTTGGCTTATTGCAGGAACTATCACAATAATAAGTGCTGTTCTTTCATACTTTGTAAGTCCATATTGGCTTATTTTAACTGCATTAGTCGGACTTAATCTTATAATATTTGCTTTTACAGGTTTCTGTATTATGGCAAACTTGCTTGTTAAATTAGGATTTAAGTCAGGAATACAAAATTAAGATAAAAGAGGAAATAAACATGAGTAAATTTACACAACTTGCAAAAGAACATTATGAAAAGGGCAGTTCTTGTTCAGAGGCTGTTATTAAAGCAGCACACGACTGTGGTATTTATAAATCTGACAATATAGAAGAAATCCATAAAATTGCTTCAATGTTTTCAGGGGGAATGTCGAGCGGTTGTGTTTGCGGTGCCGTTGCAGGGGCACAAATAGTGCTTGGCTGTGTATTTGGCAAAAATTC is a window of bacterium DNA encoding:
- a CDS encoding DUF2892 domain-containing protein → MYFAKTDKWYLERVIWLIAGTITIISAVLSYFVSPYWLILTALVGLNLIIFAFTGFCIMANLLVKLGFKSGIQN
- a CDS encoding efflux RND transporter permease subunit — encoded protein: MNLGISGRIAKAFIQSKLTPLIILASIILGIFAVAVTPREEEPQIIVPMADVFVQAPGLSAHEVESRVTKPMEKLLWEIKGVEYVYSIVKPGMNLTIVRFYVGQDQEKSIVKLYNKLMSNYDKIPQGVSQPLVKVRSIDDVPILSMTLSSTDKNYSGYELRRIAGEVGDELKKGNDVSEVNIIGGQKRQVKVTFDPVKLRGYNLSPFQITQAIQKSNFIADSGKFSSNNNEFTVQTGGFLNNSDEIGNLVVNTSNGAPVYLKDVADIQDTAEEPSNYVFNWDKKTGSNEAVTISLSKKKGANATVIAEDAIKKVEALKGELIPHDVNVTVTRNYGETAKDKSDELLEHMMIATISVIILIALFLGKREAVVVAVAVPVTLALTLLISYLLGYTLNRVTLFALIFSIGILVDDAIVVVENIHRHFKIEGASLKTAIKAVDEVGNPTILATFTVVASLLPMAFVSGLMGPYMRPIPVGASAAMVFSLLVAFIVSPWLSFIVLKNVKSTGHDEEEDSKFIDYYKKIITSLIENRNKRLKAIAVILGLLVVSMLLIPLKAVQFKMLPFDNKSELQLIIDMPAGTTLEQTAMVTQELGKYIQTVPEVVNYQSYVGTSAPYNFNGLVRHYFLRQESNVADIQINFLPKDKRKSQSHAIAKRLRPELKKIGDKYGAKIKLAEIPPGPPVLSTLVAEVYGPNEKRQVEIAKQIKNIFNNTKGVVDVDWYVEDDQSKITFEVDKEKAALNGISSEVIAQSLQTALGGTSAGLLHLNNEKEPVEILVRMPQSQRADIQSLNSVSVPTSSGGFVQLSELVKQKQGIEDKTIYHKNLKRVTYVIGDVAQEYESPVYAILDMQKKVEKLNLAEGYKLKQYNIVQPWLENKYSMKWDGEWHITIEVFRDMGIAFAAVLVLIYVLVVAWFKNFITPLIIMAPIPLTLVGILPGHWIFGAFFTATSMIGFIALSGIIVRNSILLVDFIQLEQEAGSSLKDAVIKAGAVRFRPIVLTALAVVVGSFVMVLDPIFQGLAIAMMFGAVVATILTLIIVPILYYEFFRNKGE
- a CDS encoding C-GCAxxG-C-C family protein, with translation MSKFTQLAKEHYEKGSSCSEAVIKAAHDCGIYKSDNIEEIHKIASMFSGGMSSGCVCGAVAGAQIVLGCVFGKNSTGNTNLNRTVASDFIKKFKEKRKVTCCTSLSAPYKNNPTERRKNCVSIVEESAQILENLVNIYSKEEINV